The DNA window GTATTTAATAGACTGTCCTATTTGTACATCCCGTAGATATGGGATCTTCTTAAGTTCTATTTCTATTTTTTTAGCATAAGCTTCATTCAATTCTTTGCTTCTTCCGGATAATCGCACCTCAATTGGAGTAGGAGATCCCTGGCTTAGAATTTTTTCTGTTAATTCAATAGGTTCAAAGGAAAGCTTCATTTCGGGATTAATGCTTTTAGCTTTCTCTCGAATCTTATCTTTGAGATCATCTAAATTAGTATGAAATCCTTCTTTTAAACCTACCTGTAATACAGTCTCATGGGATCCTGCCATCCAAAGATATATTGGACTCACTGAGAAAAGGTTAGGGTGGGTTCCTACATAAGCTGAAGTAATTGAAATATTGTCATTGCCCACAATGTCTTTAATCCCGTCCAGTAATTTTAAAGTTTGAAGTTCAGTTGTTTCAATTCTTGTTCCATCGGGAATACGGGTTCGAACCTGAAATTGAGAACCATTTACCTGAGGCAAAACATCTCTTCCTATACTATTCAGAAGCAGCGCAACAAGTCCCATTGCAACTAAAATATATGCAGAAACAATGATCTTTCGAAAAGGCATGATGCGATCTAGGAATTTTAGATAACGGAATCTCACTTTTTCGAATAAACTTACCTTACCATCCCTGTTGCTGTCTATATTTTTTAGCAGTATTTCTTTTTGACTCCATGTATCACTTTCATCACTTAAACCTGCAGCTTTCAACTCTTCTGCTTCAGTCATGATGTGGCCGTCTTTTGCTTTGTGGTGTTTTACTTTCATGATCCAGTTGGCCATTACCGGAACAAAGGTCTGTGCAAGGAAATAAGAGATGATCATGCTGAATCCTATTGCCAAAGCAAGGGGTAAGAATAAAGATCCTGGAATACCTTCCATTGTAAATGCCGGTGCAAAAACAGCAAGAATACAGAATAAGATCAATAATTTTGGAAAAGCAATTTCTTTACAGGCGTCCCATATTGCTAATGCTTTTGGTTTCCCCATATCCAGATGCTGATGTATATTTTCTATCGTCACCGTACTTTCATCGACGAGAATACCAATAGCTAATGCGAGACCACTTAGCGTCATGATATTAATAGTTTGTCCGAAAAGATTAAGAAATAGAACCGCCGAAATAATAGATATCGGAATGGTGAGGATTACAATAATAGCTCCCCGTATATCTCCGAGGAATAATATTACCATCAATCCTGTCAGTAAGGCACCAATTGTTCCTTCACTCATTAAACTTTTAACAGAATTAATTACATAAGTAGATTGGTCAAATTCAAAACTTACTTTTACATCGTCCGGAAGATTGGATTGGATCTGGGGAAGTTGTTTTTTAAGATTCTGAACAACATCCCAGGTGGATGCATCGGCACTTTTAGCGATACTCAGGTAAACAGAACGGCGACCATTAACCAATGCATAACCGGACGTCATATCAGCTCCATCAGTTACTGTTGCCACATCTTTTAAGTAAAGATTCTGAACACCGCCTTTATATAAAGGAATATTCCCAAAATCTTTTACATTCTTGATCATGGTATTGGTTGGGGTGATATAAAATTTATCACCAATACGCACATTTCCTGAAGGAGCTGTCTGGTTGTTTAAGCGTAATGCTTCTACCAGCTGATCAGGGGTTAAATTATGTTGACGGAGTAAATCCGGATTGGCATTGATAACTACGGTACGTATATTTCCTCCGAAAGGTGGAGATGAAACAATTCCTGGAATTGAGGTGAAAGTTGAACGTACATAAACGTTTGCTAAATCGAGTAGTTCATTATTATTTCTTTTGTCACTGCTTAAAACGAGTTGTCCAACAGGGAGTGTAGAGGCATCAAAACGAATGATAAAAGGTGGATTGGATCCTGGTGGAAATGCTGCCTGAATCCTTGTTGAAAATGAGTTGAGCTCAGCCGCAGCCTGAGCCATATTTGTTCCCGGATAGAAATTTATTTTCATTAACGTCAATCCCTGGATATTTTTAGTTTCAATACTTTTAATCCCATTAACGAAAAGGAAGATATTGATGTATTGTTTAGCAAAGAATGCTTCCATCTGTTGTGGAGTATATCCGCTAAAAGGATGTGAAACATAAATAACCGGTAAGTCCAGTTTGGGGAAGATGTCTACTTTAATGGAGCTTGCTGACCGTATTCCAAAGAAAAACAGTCCTGCTACAAGTACCAGAATCGTAATGGGTTTTCTTAATGCAAATCTTATTAAATTCATTGATCTATTGTTGATGTAATTTATATTAGTCCTTACAGCTCGCTTTCAAAAACGGTAAAATCACCTGTAGCTGCTGCCTTTAGTAATAAGGCATTCCAAACGTTGCTGATGGCGATATCTCTGTCTGTTTCTGCTCTTATGAGTGCGTAAATTGATTGGGAAAGATCAACCAGATCAGTTAATCCATTTTTATATAATACAGAGCGTTGGATATAAGCATCGTTTGCTGATTTTAATTGGGCTGGAACCTGGTCATATACAGTAAGCGCGTTATTCCATTTGTTTTCAGATAAATCCAATTGTGCTTTAAGCTGTTGTTCTGCAAGATCATATTCGTGTTTTAACCCCTGACTTACATAATCCTGTGCACTGATTTCTTTTGATAGTCTGAAGGTTTGTGTAAAATTCCAGGATACACCCAAGCCGATCAGATAATTGCTTCTGGTAGGATGAATTCCATCCCAATAAGAAGTGGAGTAGTCATTCTGATTCTGTGCATATCCATTTCCAAACCCCGACGCTCTAGTCTGGATAATACCAACCATAGAAAATGAGGGGTAATATTGAGTTTTCAGAAATTGTTTTTCCTGTTCACTCACATCGATACGGCTTTTGTAAAATGCTAAAAGGGGATGATCTTTTAAAACAAATGTTTTTTCTGATGGAAGATCTACGGGGACCCTTTTGAGAATAGTACTGTCTAATTTAAATTCCTGAGCCGGAATTCCCATAAGTTGTGCTAATTTATTCTCCTGTTCCTGTTCATTGTCCTTGGCTTTTATGTAGGTGATCATAGCATTTGCATAATCAGCTTTAGCAAGAGATAGGTCAACACCCGGAACGAGCCCGTTTTTTTCTTTAACCTCAACAATTCTTCTTATAGTATCCGTTCTTCCTACGTTTTTTTCGTAGGATAACTTCAACTTTTTAGCTGCCAGTACATTCAGATAGGCGGCGGCTACTTTTATTTTGTGTTGAAAGATTTCATCAGAAAGGTCTCTGGTGTCTCTTTGGTTTTTAAATTCAGCAACTTTAACCCTTTGTTTGGCTTTACCAAATGAAAAGAATTCCCAGTTGACATTTGCAAGGTACAAAGCACCAAAGGATGCATTCCAATTTTGCTCCGGTAGTGGAAGGCCGGATGAAGCGACTCCATAACCTCCAAAACCATATAAAGGTCCATTCTGGCCATTCACTGTTCCAAAATCCTGCTGTACACTTAAGTTAAGGTTGGGCAGATATTGCCTCTTAGCCAATTCTACAGATTCCTGAGAGGATAGACGATAGGATTCTTTTGCTTTAATGGTTCCATAATTATGAACCGCTGTTTCAAGCGCAGATTGTAGTGAGATGACTTCCTGCGCACTCACTTTGTTGATTAAAAAAATCGTTGAGATGGATAGAATAAAAGCTCTTAAAAGCATCGAGTATAGTTTTTTCTTTATTCAAAGTAAAAAACATATTTTGAAGCAAATTTGAAGTTCTATTTAATTTGATCAAACGTCCTATTTGAGAAAGTGTTTTTTTATTCTGCAAAATTAAGGTTAGGCTGTATGCTTCCGATTTTTGTCAAAGGATTTTTACAGATTTTAGCCGGAACAAAAAGAACATGATTTTCTATACTGCTAAAATATACTGTAATGCTATGCCATCCATCTACGAAATCATAATAAACCGGAAATGCATTAACCTCACAAATTTGTTTTACAATAGACAGCCCCAATCCAATACTTTCAGTGGACTGATTGCTTTTTTTAAATCTTTTAAAAAGTTCCTGGGTAGGGATATCCGGAGGTAAACCAGTGTTGCTGATTTGAAAAAACTGACTGGTAAGGTTAATTTCTATATTGCCATTTTTTAAATTATGTCGAATAGCATTGGATAAAAGATTACTTAAAAGTATTTCTGCTAGTGCAGGGTGGATTTTTATAAATACATCTTTTTCGCAATTTCTGTTGAGGGTAATATTCTTCAGTGCTATATGGTCAGAATAAGCATTTATGGTTTCTTTTTCAACCCTGCAGAATTTTAATTTCTGTTCGGTTAAAAATTCATGATTATTAAGTTTGGTAAGTAGGATCAGTGAGCGGTTGATCCTGCTTAGCTTATCAATGGAATTTTGAATATCCGTAAGCAAGGCAGCTTGTTTTCCATTAATTTCTGTTTCTGCCAAAAGTTCAATTTTACTCTGTATAATAGCTAAGGGAGTTTGTACTTCGTGAGAAGCATTTTCACTGAATTCCTTAACCGAAGCATAGTCTTCTATCGCTTTGTCAGTCATTAACCTAAGAAACTCGTTGAGCTTTTTAAATTCATTGGTGCTTGTCGGTAAAAGATCCAGAGGTTCTTTTTTTTGGATATTAAAATGATGGATGTTATCAATGGCGTGATGAAAGGGTTTGAGGATGTACCTCGATAATATTCTGGCAGTAACAAAAACAATAAAAGTGATGAGTAATACTTTTAAAATTAAGGCACTTAACATCCCTTGCATAATTTGTTCTGTAGACGTAATATAGCTGTAGGAAGAGATTTTGTACGTTTTATTTGCGGCTGTTACAAAGGAATTGATCTGTATTTTACATTCGTTACGGGAAATTCCATTATTATCAAGACAGGTGTGTATAATTTCAGGGTTTGTGGGAACGATACCACTTCCCGCATATGGCTTGATGGATATAGGTAAACCCTGGGATGTTTTTTCCGGGGTTTCACCTCTTTTTAATTGGGAAGCTACATAATTATTCACTGATCTCAACCGTTCTATTTCTACATTATCCAATCGTTTTTTAATATTGGTGTAAGAGATATACATACTGAGAGGGGTGACCAACAGTACAATAGCGATAAACCAAATGGATATTTTGTTTAATAAATTCATGAGCTCGGGTATTTTAACGCATTAAATTTATATCCCAATCCGTAAATAGTTTCCACGTAATCATTACCCTGTGCCGTAGCTATTTTTTTTCTGAGATTTTTAACATGTTGATATACAAAATCAAAATTAGCTAAATTATCAGTATAATCACCCCAAAGATGATTGGCAATTGACTGTTTGGATAGAACCCTGTTTTTGTTTACTAAAAAATAAAGCAATAGTTCAAATTCTTTTTGAGTGACTTCTAATCTTGTTTCATGAATGAAAACTTCAAAAGTATCGGTGTTCAATAGAATCTCATTGAATTTTACATCATTATACCCGTCCATTTTTTTTCTGCGGTAAACTGCTCTTAACCTTGCGTGCAATTCAGGTAAGTGAAAAGGTTTGGTAATATAATCATCGGCTCCT is part of the Chryseobacterium paludis genome and encodes:
- a CDS encoding efflux RND transporter permease subunit, with the protein product MNLIRFALRKPITILVLVAGLFFFGIRSASSIKVDIFPKLDLPVIYVSHPFSGYTPQQMEAFFAKQYINIFLFVNGIKSIETKNIQGLTLMKINFYPGTNMAQAAAELNSFSTRIQAAFPPGSNPPFIIRFDASTLPVGQLVLSSDKRNNNELLDLANVYVRSTFTSIPGIVSSPPFGGNIRTVVINANPDLLRQHNLTPDQLVEALRLNNQTAPSGNVRIGDKFYITPTNTMIKNVKDFGNIPLYKGGVQNLYLKDVATVTDGADMTSGYALVNGRRSVYLSIAKSADASTWDVVQNLKKQLPQIQSNLPDDVKVSFEFDQSTYVINSVKSLMSEGTIGALLTGLMVILFLGDIRGAIIVILTIPISIISAVLFLNLFGQTINIMTLSGLALAIGILVDESTVTIENIHQHLDMGKPKALAIWDACKEIAFPKLLILFCILAVFAPAFTMEGIPGSLFLPLALAIGFSMIISYFLAQTFVPVMANWIMKVKHHKAKDGHIMTEAEELKAAGLSDESDTWSQKEILLKNIDSNRDGKVSLFEKVRFRYLKFLDRIMPFRKIIVSAYILVAMGLVALLLNSIGRDVLPQVNGSQFQVRTRIPDGTRIETTELQTLKLLDGIKDIVGNDNISITSAYVGTHPNLFSVSPIYLWMAGSHETVLQVGLKEGFHTNLDDLKDKIREKAKSINPEMKLSFEPIELTEKILSQGSPTPIEVRLSGRSKELNEAYAKKIEIELKKIPYLRDVQIGQSIKYPSIDINVDRIRAAQLGVDMTDISRSLVASTSSSRYTEKNIWTDEKAGYSYNVQVQIPENKMNSKAEIAGIPLQKNSNRPNLGDVATIKDSFTYGETDNLGAMPMLTVTANLNHTDLGRASRDVQKVINNFGELPRGLNIGLIGLSQTLNDTLSSLQSSLIIAIMVIFLMLAANFQSFKVSGVVLVTVPAVLLGALALLIVSGSTLNLQSYMGIIMSVGVSISNAVLLITNAEQLRKHNGNALLSAKEAAALRIRPIVMTALAMVVGMVPMALGLGEAGDQVSPLGRAVIGGLIASTFAALFILPLAFAWGQGKTSTQSVSLDPEDEESIHFIPELSK
- a CDS encoding TolC family protein; the encoded protein is MLLRAFILSISTIFLINKVSAQEVISLQSALETAVHNYGTIKAKESYRLSSQESVELAKRQYLPNLNLSVQQDFGTVNGQNGPLYGFGGYGVASSGLPLPEQNWNASFGALYLANVNWEFFSFGKAKQRVKVAEFKNQRDTRDLSDEIFQHKIKVAAAYLNVLAAKKLKLSYEKNVGRTDTIRRIVEVKEKNGLVPGVDLSLAKADYANAMITYIKAKDNEQEQENKLAQLMGIPAQEFKLDSTILKRVPVDLPSEKTFVLKDHPLLAFYKSRIDVSEQEKQFLKTQYYPSFSMVGIIQTRASGFGNGYAQNQNDYSTSYWDGIHPTRSNYLIGLGVSWNFTQTFRLSKEISAQDYVSQGLKHEYDLAEQQLKAQLDLSENKWNNALTVYDQVPAQLKSANDAYIQRSVLYKNGLTDLVDLSQSIYALIRAETDRDIAISNVWNALLLKAAATGDFTVFESEL
- a CDS encoding sensor histidine kinase — translated: MNLLNKISIWFIAIVLLVTPLSMYISYTNIKKRLDNVEIERLRSVNNYVASQLKRGETPEKTSQGLPISIKPYAGSGIVPTNPEIIHTCLDNNGISRNECKIQINSFVTAANKTYKISSYSYITSTEQIMQGMLSALILKVLLITFIVFVTARILSRYILKPFHHAIDNIHHFNIQKKEPLDLLPTSTNEFKKLNEFLRLMTDKAIEDYASVKEFSENASHEVQTPLAIIQSKIELLAETEINGKQAALLTDIQNSIDKLSRINRSLILLTKLNNHEFLTEQKLKFCRVEKETINAYSDHIALKNITLNRNCEKDVFIKIHPALAEILLSNLLSNAIRHNLKNGNIEINLTSQFFQISNTGLPPDIPTQELFKRFKKSNQSTESIGLGLSIVKQICEVNAFPVYYDFVDGWHSITVYFSSIENHVLFVPAKICKNPLTKIGSIQPNLNFAE
- a CDS encoding response regulator transcription factor; the protein is MKILIIEDNKELAQSMTYYLEEEHYICECAYNYNEALDRLSFNTYDCILLDIMLPDGNGLNLLNHVKNEKINSGVLIISAKDALDDKIKGLEKGADDYITKPFHLPELHARLRAVYRRKKMDGYNDVKFNEILLNTDTFEVFIHETRLEVTQKEFELLLYFLVNKNRVLSKQSIANHLWGDYTDNLANFDFVYQHVKNLRKKIATAQGNDYVETIYGLGYKFNALKYPSS